acgtagatgatatacaaataggcttcaaatcctgcaacctcacagtgtgtgagagacaggtacagcaggccctaaacaaggtgtccatgtgggcagaccaaaatggatttaaaatcaacccccacaaaagttcttgtgttctcttcacaagaaagagaggcctggtcccagatccttttctagaactgggcggacaacaaattccttttaacgaagagcacaaatttctaggtggtatacttgactccaggctcactttcatttcacacataaaatgtctaaaaacaatatGTCTAAAAActatgaacttacttaaaatcctatcccacacaacatggggtagcaacaggaagtgcctgttgaatcgtTACAGGAGCCTAGTTTGATCACAAATAGACTATGGTGCTGTAGTACAttactctgccgccccaagcgcgctaaagatgttagaccccgttcaccatctgggaatccgcctggccactggtgCATTTAGGATAAGCCCTGTTGAAAGCCTATATGtcgagtcagatgagtggtcactccgttttcagagaacatacatcagctttacctattttctgaaagtgcactctaataaggaacatccgtatTTCACAACCGTTAAAGAtgtgacatgtgaaacactttttcataacagaccctctatgagatTGCCTTTCTCATTGCATGTAAGAGGACTTAGCGAAGAAATGGGCGTCCCATTTCTCGACCATTGCCTAATGCCTGCAGCTAAGCTATTACCGGCCTGGGattggcaggtgatagaatgtgacgtatccttcgtagaggtcacaaagcatgctcctgagcttgaaattgCCATGCATTTCCGTGAGCTTCAATTGAAGAACTCATGCTCCGAATTTTACACAGACGCGTgaaaatcacatgctggcgtatcctacgctgctgttggtccctctttttctcAATCTGACGTGTTAAAGCccctaacaagtatcttcactgcagaagcctatgcagtactgtgtgcagtaaaacatataaagaaactgAAACTTGGCAGAGCAATTATatcacagactcgttaagtcttttaaaagcactcatttcttcacaaaagcatacaaatcctgtcttCAGTGAACTCTACTCACTTTTATGCAACATCTATTTATCACATAGACATGTAGTTTTATGCTGGattcctggccatagaggaatcgagggaaatgtgattgccgacgagatcgccaaatcaatagcactgcaaggtattcgttctgctgctgtccctgcaatagacatgaagcctttcctaagaaacaaactacgaagccactggcaacgcttgtgggacgcagAAACGAGTAATAAGCTTCACCTAATTAAGCCGAAGTTAGGTCTCTGGCACCCAACTacgaaaacacgaagaacagatgtcctattcactaGACTGAGAAtcggacacacatttggcactcgtAACTTTCTCCTGACTGGTAAcaagcctccaacctgtggtagatgtggcgacaggctgaccgtcctccatgtcttcctggagggccgggaagccgaaagagacaggaggaaGCATTTCTCTTTTGCATACCACCATTGTATTCCCCTgcatccggctatgtttcttggtgacGAACTGCTTTTAAGACCGAAGCAGTCCTCgcctttttgaaagatgttgtgctcCATGTCACAAGCCCATtaatttcgtagcgcatcctctttccagaggatgccgctacgATAGTTTTCTTTGTATAGTACATACCTCTAGGCCCTTGGCTTTCAAGGGCTCtagtgaggcagtagtgctctagacaaTTCTAGCACCTCACATATTTTATAgtacatgcctctaggcccttggctttcaagggctctggtgaggcagtagtgctctagacaaTTCTAGCACCTcacatattttatatattgcatcatACTTTCTCTATGCAttctaatgttcatagtacatgTCAATAGTCATTCCCATAAATTTACTACGCGTAGATTTTATGGAATTTATATAAACTCTTTTAGGCCCTTTACAGTTATGTCACATTAAGTTCACAGAACCCATCAgtccactgcaaactcattaacaccagcatggtgctctttggccacatctggcccttgcgccattaaacatcaaatattcattcattaattcataaCTAACAATTATTTTTATGGCTATGGTTAGCCTATGCCTAGAGTATGAATATGTtcctgtatgttcacctcgcttcaaattggtTTACGTGCTTTCTTgaccctcaaaaaaaaaaaaacagcagactTCTGTGGCCGCGCTGGCAGTGCTGCTTTTGTCAACCGCgtgtgaaatgcacatgaatgatatgtgtctcaatattgcttctctttccagtaagcaatgctaacgattCATAAAGAAAAAGCATTATAATAATGTACAACATTtcttagggatggaaacatcgtcacttgcatgcagagctCATAAATAtaaacagggtgtcccaattaccTATTATGCACCAATATTTTTAAAAAACGAGCAATTGCGTCactcaaagaaaacctagtgcatactgttaccagtacagtggagtagccggcAGTAATTTGTGTCATTACTGAGATTTAGTtgggtaattgtaattaattatttaaCTCGAGACGTAATGTCATAATTGCtgaagtgtcaatgaggcacttgtaggcacagccaagggacatctaagtACTCATTTTTTCTGACATAAATAAACCttgcaaaatatgaaaaataccacgtgtcTGCGCTCCCaaccgcatcataaagcagcaccctcaaatgggctccctctgagttagccggaattaaataaatgaaataaagaaaaaaaacactgtgaacAGCTAGTTCCTTACCTGCCGCACCTTGGCTGAAGTAACACGTTGTGTTTAGTGTTAGCTGGAAACATGCCGTGATGGCTGTTCTCTTAGCATAGATAGAGTGCAcggatgttcttttcttttcttttttttccccacaagACCTATCGCCACAAAAACatattgacaacgtcagtgcaaaattttagaggtgcgttttgtttcatcccactcgccatgtctttctctaacaAGCAGAAGGAagacatgatccttgccttgggagctgcaaatggcaacaagaggaaggccacaaatatgtatcagtcatggaagtgtcgtggtagaccaaacgcattgactgtcatcagaaattatgaaaacctgagccaaaccggcagcttcaagaaacagcagtGGAGgattccatctttgagtcctGCCTACACAcgaatgttctagcatttatggcctcaaatcctCATGCTAGCGGGGGCGACGTGGACGCCGAGGTACctatttccaagtcatcagtttggagaaTTCTAAATGACTCGGCCTTTCATCTATACCACCTTAACCtacaccaatgcttggaagatagggacctgcagAATCGTTTAGATTTTTCGAATTGGTTcgcacaaaagccgatgagtcaccggcctttttgagcaacatcatgcaTACAGATGACGCCAGTCTTTGCAGAAACGACCAGGTAGATTTGCATAATGCAtactattggagggactccaatttACACTGGGCAAAACCCAATTGGCACTACTTCCAGTGTTCTTCAATGTGTGGTGCAGAATTtatgccggtgctataatcggttcATCTTCTTCAATCACAAattgactggacagcgttacatggacgaaatccttgaaggagtggtgcaTGAGTTTCTGAGCGAAGTCCCACTGTTACGTCTtacacttctgtggtatcagcaagatgtgGCGCCAGCATACAGCAGCCGAACACAAACCTGGCTGGATGCAACTTTTCATGCACAATTgattggaaggcacaggcctttaaattggccggctaggtcacctgacctctctccactagCTTTCTtgctttggggttatgtgaaagattgtgttTATATGATCGAGACGATGATGTCAGATgggctcaaggcaaggataatggATATCTGCCATAGAATTCCAGCGTCAGTAATGAAGAAAGCCACTGAaaatgtgataaagcggactcagtactgcgcaACTACAGAGGGAGACCTACTTAATTGAACAGGTCCTCTAGGCAGTAGCTGGTGTTCAATGGCACTTACAATTTCATATATAATACAGGCACACTGAAAtcttatgtttctttttcttttttcttttttctttttttttgtcgtgtagACGTCTCAATTGTTAATTTGGCTCATTTAGAAGTCATACATTTACTTTTTTGaatgcatcggttttgccttttctctacacgtgggtCGCTGTCCAGTCTGTTTATTTtggtttaattttttttccacaaacctgtttttgcagcaggTATATACTCTCATGAAATGAAAACCGTCACTTTATATTTGGCtgtggtccgaagcaagtttcagGCACAAAATATAGCCTTGTAGATGATGTGGTGCAAGCAGAGctgggattttgaaacattctatccTATTGCATTGCTTTTTGCGTTTTATGCATGGTAAAAGCGGTACTGTGGCCATGTTATCAAGAGGCTTTTGTTATCGATGTGATCAGTTGGCCTTGAAAGACGGATATTAAGTGTGACATAGATATGAGAGgcaggaatagctgcgaagccacaaaacctgctgttggtgctccttccatacCATTATTAAGGTGATGCGCTTTCTCTTCGGCTTTGTGACAGGCAAAGCacttgctttcaatcagcttattttaGGGCGTTGCTtcatgatgcgggtgggagcgcagtcgtggtatttttcatagttCGTAGCGTTTCATTACCAGTCTGAAAAAATGGTACACAATTAGTATGTCACTGAAggcaccgcagttagatgtcattgggggtgcctacaaatgcctcattgacactatGATGATCTGCACACTACTtgtcgagttagataattaattgtagttacctaattaaatctcagtaacgaaataattactggcggctactccactgtactgaaaACAgcatgcactaggttttcttcgagtaacgcaattgctctgtttatttgttttttttttaatttttgcatgatagttgggacaccctctaTAATTCCCTCAGTAACCGAAATGTGGCTTAGCCGGATTCAGTgaaaatcagaatcaacagcagtcatgcgcagtaGCTCTTATGCTCGgactcacaaaaaaagaaaaaaagaagagaacctGCAGTTTCTCCGGAAAGGTGAAGCAGTATTGGTGGTAGCGAAGGATATGACAATTACACAGAGGAAGATTACACCTCCGAGAGACACCATATTCTTGGTGGTGCAAgaggactcgggctgtgaaactgaactgtctcCTCCTATGAGGTCTTGTAGATACTCAtgtaaggccgtcacttcagtgaacaactcttcgaggtcacacgaagtttcttaaATTGCTACTCTTATcaaatgtgtgtatatatatatatatatatacacacagatgaagtatatatatatatatatatatatatatatatatatatatatatatatatatatatactcctataataagaagccaacaaacactgacaccaagaacaacataggggaaattacttgtgcttaataaatgaaataaagaaacgataaattaatggcaattaaagttgatgaaaaaacaacttgccgcaggtgggaaccgaacccataaccttcgcatttcgcgtgtgatgctctaccaattgagccactgcagcgccatttccccatccactttcttgggtatttatgtgttctagtagaaccctgggagtgttagccagcaccaccactcacaaaccttggcggcggacgtggaacgttcTTCTTGCTGCAGGCGTCGctagaatgtgatctttttgggtgaaggcaactggtcaataaacccacacatgctacctgaaggcatcactgttgccggattcgagaccctcgttatgtaatgaacgagaagaaagggggttaaccaagaagccagatttttattagtcatattataagaagccaacaagcactgacaccaataacaacataagggaaattacttgtgcttaataaataaaataaagaaacaacaaattaatggaaatgaaagtggatgaaaaaacaacttgccgcaggtgtggaacgatcccacaatcttcgcatttcgcgtgcaatgctctatcaattgagctaccgcagcgccatttcgccatccactttcttgtgtatttatgtgttctagtagaaccctgggagtgttagccagcaccaccactcacatatatatatatatatatatatatatatatatatatatatatatatatatatatatatatatatatatatataagaagccaacaaacaaagacaccaagaacaacacagggaaaattacttgtacttactaactgaaataaataaatcgtaAATAGTGgaatttaaagtggacggaaaaaCAATgtgccgcaggtggggagcgatcccatgtcttcgcattacacaAGCAGCTGCAAATTCTAACAGAAACCCCGAGCACCCATCTTGAAGGAGCTGTTCTCATCACCAGCAGAGACAATAAAGAGTTTTTGCGTGTTCGATATTTGCATAAAGGCAAGCAGATTAGCCGTTTTACTGCTTGTGTGGAGGTGCAAATGTGAACAACCTGGACGGTACAGCCTCCTGGTGATGTGGAGCTCAACCAGGTAAGCACAGCTCATAAAGCAGTAGCCAAGTGTATTTTACTcttctgctggtgtaaatttttggcagcaacacaattacacCGCTGTCAAAAATTTACTCCAGCAGTGAAGTAGcgtacacttggttactgcaatattagctctgtgtttgtctgattgagctctgTGACACCAGGTAGGTGCACCATGCAGGCCATTCACATTCAAGTCTCCACTCATCCAGTAAAACGATGGCTAGTCTGCTTGCCTTTACGCAAGTATTGGAcacactaaaactctctattgtctcTGCTGGTGATGAGAGCAGCTCCTTCAAGATGGGTGCTCAGGGTTTCTGTTAGAATTTACAGCTGTCTTCGCAGCATATATCAGTTTAATGCTTTGGAGACATGATTGTCAGCATGATCTGCACACCATGCTTGTCTGTTAACAATGTCTGAACTTGGTGTGGGGCCGTTTAACTACTAATGATCCTATAAATAGATTTATTTCTTTGCAGTCTTATAATAATCTCTTTATATTTGGTGGAGGCGCTGAGTAGTATACCCACCATCTCCACCAATTATAGAGAGATTTATTGACTTATAGTAGAGTAATAACTGGTAGGCAGTGTACTGTCTTCGGCATCAGCCTCTAGTGTGTGGAATTAGTGATGCTGCTTGCTGTTGGCACTCCTCTTCTTCACAACCCAGATTCTCTGAATATTTATGAGCCCTCTCTTTTCCTCATTTGCCACAGGTCTGACTCGTCCATGAGAGCACACTAAAATGCCATTGTCCCATTTTGATGAGCGGAGTGGTGCCGTTAGTTGCCCAACACCCTGGGGTCGCTGGTGGCAGACAGTCGGCGAAGTGTTTGTCGAGATTGAAGTTCCCAAAGGCACACGAGGCAAGGACGTTCGAATCCAGATCACTCCCAGACACATTTCTTGCGCAGTGCATAGCAAAGAGCTCTTTTGTGGGAATCTTCATCGCACTGTTGTTGCTGATGAATCAACATGGACCATTGAAGAGAGGCAGCGGGTGTTGATTTTGCTTGTTAAGACAGAACCTGCTAATTCAGAAAAGGTGTGGGAATCATTGCTTGATGGACAGTAT
This Dermacentor albipictus isolate Rhodes 1998 colony chromosome 1, USDA_Dalb.pri_finalv2, whole genome shotgun sequence DNA region includes the following protein-coding sequences:
- the LOC135915089 gene encoding nudC domain-containing protein 2-like encodes the protein MPLSHFDERSGAVSCPTPWGRWWQTVGEVFVEIEVPKGTRGKDVRIQITPRHISCAVHSKELFCGNLHRTVVADESTWTIEERQRVLILLVKTEPANSEKVWESLLDGQYAPDPQIMHEMMKKLDLEKFQIENPGFDFSGAKLDKAYDRIPGLHGGTLESQAMGFHLEQAKDESTARLDSKAGRFSL